In Actinomycetota bacterium, the following are encoded in one genomic region:
- a CDS encoding septum formation initiator family protein, producing MKSKNKSHNRTKTSAGKGAGKTGKSRTGSPLRMRLVPLFLAVVLVAAAWSYYPVARTHYQAQREKESLQAQLAAAQQRNAELREGVERLKTPAGVEEVARESLGFVREGENLYVVVDATGSPAPAESKPVEQAMYRPPDAGLLRRVLDVVFGFEG from the coding sequence ATGAAATCGAAGAACAAGTCGCACAACAGAACCAAGACTTCGGCAGGGAAAGGCGCAGGTAAGACGGGCAAGAGCCGCACAGGCTCGCCGCTTCGGATGCGCCTGGTGCCCCTGTTTCTCGCCGTCGTCCTTGTAGCTGCCGCATGGTCATACTACCCGGTGGCTCGGACACACTATCAAGCCCAGCGCGAGAAGGAATCGCTCCAGGCCCAGCTCGCCGCGGCCCAGCAGCGCAACGCCGAGCTGCGCGAGGGCGTCGAGCGCCTCAAAACCCCCGCGGGAGTCGAGGAAGTGGCCCGCGAGAGCTTGGGCTTCGTGCGAGAGGGCGAGAACCTCTACGTGGTCGTCGATGCGACCGGTTCGCCCGCCCCCGCTGAGTCCAAACCCGTCGAGCAGGCCATGTACCGCCCGCCGGATGCGGGTCTGCTGCGGCGGGTCCTCGACGTGGTCTTCGGCTTCGAAGGCTAG
- a CDS encoding DUF501 domain-containing protein: MNDFIVEPQPKASAEDTRTVAAQLGREPRGDWWVKARCRHGRPVVIMTAPELDDGTLFPTLFYLTCPWLVKYVDGLESASVISEWAQTLATDPELRTRMIAADARYRQMRKEAAGGVDPTPHVGIAGQKSPLSTKCVHAHVATYIAGLDDPVGDSVLGAMIAPCCPADLCASIVDS, from the coding sequence ATGAACGACTTCATCGTCGAACCGCAGCCTAAGGCATCCGCCGAGGACACCCGAACGGTCGCAGCGCAACTCGGGCGTGAACCCAGGGGCGACTGGTGGGTGAAGGCGCGCTGCCGCCATGGGCGTCCAGTCGTCATCATGACCGCACCCGAACTCGACGATGGCACGCTCTTCCCGACGCTGTTCTACCTGACCTGCCCGTGGCTGGTGAAGTACGTGGACGGCCTCGAGAGCGCAAGCGTGATCTCCGAGTGGGCGCAGACACTCGCCACCGACCCCGAGCTGCGGACCCGGATGATCGCCGCCGATGCCAGGTACCGCCAGATGCGCAAGGAGGCGGCCGGCGGTGTCGACCCGACACCGCACGTTGGAATCGCAGGCCAGAAGAGCCCGCTTTCGACCAAGTGCGTCCACGCCCATGTCGCGACCTACATCGCCGGACTCGACGACCCGGTCGGCGACTCCGTGCTCGGCGCGATGATCGCGCCCTGCTGCCCGGCCGACCTCTGCGCCAGCATCGTGGACTCCTGA